The following are encoded in a window of Lynx canadensis isolate LIC74 chromosome B1, mLynCan4.pri.v2, whole genome shotgun sequence genomic DNA:
- the LOC115512973 gene encoding putative tripartite motif-containing protein 75, with protein sequence MAAASSALAGLQAEANCPICLDYLRDPVTTECGHNFCRCCIRQSWADLSDSFPCPVCRHPGRERHLRSNAQLGRVIDVAKLLHISRSKRERRDERHLCEKHNRVLTLFCEEDLQVLCPACVRPPDHRGHRVRPAEEAASQHRQRLGSYVEPLKRQLAVVRQLVATQDRRLLELGEQVQCQRQKLASEFEHLNRCVDRQQEVVLSRLAEEEKDIQQKLCANITAFSDHVSTLRGLLKEVAERSVMSEVKLLTDLGGVCGRCEHQEPPALYSFQLRREGCSLPPQYLALQKIIQRFRREVTLDPETAHPHLLVSEDRMSVTFVRERPSVPQHPKRLLTDPVVLGSEGFDGGRHYWEVQLGDKSEWAVGVCEDPLSWKGRRPLSGQNRRWTVQLQDGAYVAQGAVPVTLVLKEKPRGVGVYLDYELGEISFYSLNDRSHIHSFTDAFSEVLKPYFCVGRDPKPLTMCAVRDLEG encoded by the coding sequence ATGGCGGCAGCGTCGTCAGCCCTGGCAGGACTCCAGGCCGAAGCCAACTGCCCCATCTGTCTGGACTACCTGAGAGACCCCGTCACCACCGAATGTGGGCACAACTTCTGTCGCTGCTGCATCCGGCAATCCTGGGCTGATCTCAGCGACAGCTTCCCTTGCCCCGTCTGCCGCCACCCAGGCCGAGAGAGGCACTTGAGGAGCAACGCCCAGCTGGGAAGGGTGATCGACGTCGCCAAGCTCCTCCACATCAGCaggagcaagagggagaggcGGGACGAGAGGCATCTGTGTGAGAAGCACAACCGGGTCCTGACCCTCTTCTGTGAGGAGGACCTACAGGTGTTGTGTCCCGCGTGCGTGCGGCCCCCTGACCACCGGGGCCACCGGGTGAGGCCCGCGGAGGAGGCCGCCTCCCAGCACAGGCAAAGGCTCGGCAGTTACGTGGAGCCCCTGAAGAGGCAGCTGGCAGTCGTGAGGCAGCTGGTAGCCACCCAAGACAGGAGACTCTTAGAGCTGGGAGAGCAGGTGCAATGCCAGAGACAGAAGTTAGCCTCTGAGTTTGAGCACCTGAACCGGTGTGTAGACCGGCAGCAAGAGGTAGTTCTGTCGAGGCTGGCCGAAGAGGAGAAGGACATTCAGCAGAAACTCTGTGCAAACATAACGGCGTTTTCAGACCACGTTTCCACCCTCCGAGGTCTCCTGAAGGAGGTGGCCGAGAGGAGTGTGATGTCAGAGGTGAAACTGCTGACGGACCTGGGGGGTGTCTGTGGCCGGTGTGAGCACCAGGAGCCCCCAGCTCTCTACTCTTTCCAGTTAAGGAGAGAAGGCTGCAGTCTCCCCCCGCAGTACTTGGCTCTGCAGAAGATCATACAGAGGTTCCGACGAGAAGTTACCCTGGATCCTGAGACAGCACATCCTCATCTGCTTGTGTCTGAGGATAGGATGTCTGTGACATTCGTGAGGGAAAGGCCAAGCGTCCCTCAGCATCCAAAGAGACTTCTGACGGATCCCGTCGTCCTGGGTTCCGAGGGCTTCGACGGGGGCCGACACTACTGGGAGGTGCAGCTGGGTGACAAGAGCGAGTGGGCCGTGGGGGTCTGTGAGGACCCCCTCTCCTGGAAGGGACGGCGGCCCCTGTCAGGACAGAACAGACGCTGGACAGTTCAGCTGCAGGATGGTGCCTATGTGGCACAAGGGGCTGTTCCTGTCACTCTTGTGTTGAAGGAAAAGCCCAGAGGGGTGGGCGTTTATCTGGACTATGAGTTGGGGGAGATTTCCTTTTACAGTTTGAATGACAGGTCTCACATCCATTCGTTCACTGATGCGTTTTCTGAAGTATTAAAGCCTTACTTCTGTGTGGGGCGGGACCCTAAACCTCTTACCATGTGTGCGGTAAGGGATCTTGAAGGATGA
- the LOC115511507 gene encoding tripartite motif-containing protein 60-like, with the protein MEFVTALEDLQTGASCPICLDYLKDPVTINCGHNFCLSCISISWKDLNDTFPCPFCRHCFPERKFTSNPQLGNLIEIAKLLQVRRSKRKRKEEKLICEKHNQVLTFFCQKDLEVLCPQCSFSTDHRNHYIWPIEKAAPHHRKRLENCIEPWKERIEQVEKVIMMQTRKSLELKKKVEYRREEIKSEFEQLLLFLKNEQETVLRQLQDDEVDILTKLNENLTTFSNHLSTLKYLLKEVEGKYTKSGLELLTDVKSIYHRYKTLKSPEPFSFQLKEYGYHLPPQYSGLNKIIKGFQVDLILDPETAHRKLIISEDRKTVQYGNKMHSLPHNPRRFYLCPAVLGSGGYNSGRQYWEVDVKDKPEWIVGVCRDSLPRRRKNQNQPILVQDGLWGIGRCSQSNYIALGPKKINLLPKVIPRKIGIFLDCELCEISFYNLSDRSLLYIFNYYCTETLWPYFYTGTDSKPLKICTVTDSE; encoded by the coding sequence ATGGAGTTTGTGACAGCCCTAGAAGACCTCCAAACAGGGGCTAGCTGTCCCATCTGTCTGGACTACTTGAAAGACCCAGTGACCATCAACTGTGGGCATAACTTCTGTCTCTCTTGCATCAGTATCTCCTGGAAGGATCTAAATGATACTTTCCCCTGCCCCTTTTGCCGTCattgctttccagaaaggaaGTTCACAAGCAATCCCCAGCTGGGTAATTTGATTGAAATTGCTAAGCTACTACAGGTAAGAAGaagcaagaggaagaggaaagaagagaagcttATATGTGAAAAGCATAATCAGGTTTTGACCTTTTTCTGTCAGAAGGACCTAGAAGTTTTATGTCCACAGTGTAGTTTCTCCACTGATCACCGGAATCACTACATTTGGCCCATAGAGAAGGCTGCTCCTCATCATAGGAAAAGATTAGAGAATTGCATTGAACCATGGAAGGAGAGAATTGAACAAGTGGAAAAGGTGATAATGATGCAAACCAGAAAATCATTGGAACTGAAGAAGAAGGTAGAATAtaggagggaagaaataaagtCTGAATTTGAGCAACTTttgttgtttctcaaaaatgagcaAGAGACCGTTCTTCGGCAATTACAAGATGACGaagtggacattttaacaaaactaaatgaaaaccTGACAACATTTTCAAATCATCTTTCCACATTAAAATATCTACTAAAGGAGGTTGAGGGCAAATACACGAAGTCAGGGCTGGAATTACTAACAGATGTTAAAAGTATCTACCATAGATATAAAACCTTAAAGTCCCCTGAACCTTTTTCATTCCAATTAAAGGAATATGGTTACCATCTTCCTCCACAATATTCTGGCCTAAATAAAATTATCAAGGGATTTCAAGTAGATCTAATTCTAGATCCTGAAACAGCACATCGTAAGCTTATTATCTCGGAAGATAGAAAAACTGTGCAATATGGAAATAAGATGCATAGCTTACCTCATAACCCAAGGAGGTTTTATCTCTGCCCGGCTGTTCTGGGTTCTGGGGGCTACAATTCTGGCAGGCAGTATTGGGAGGTGGATGTGAAAGACAAGCCTGAATGGATTGTTGGTGTCTGCAGAGACTCTCttcccagaaggagaaagaatcagaATCAACCAATTTTAGTGCAGGATGGGTTATGGGGTATTGGACGATGTAGTCAGAGTAATTATATTGCGTTGGgtcctaaaaaaattaatctgcTGCCAAAAGTAATACCCAGAAAGATTGGCATTTTTTTAGACTGTGAATTGTGTGAGATTTCTTTTTACAACTTGAGTGATAGAtctcttctctatatttttaactattattGTACAGAAACACTCTGGCCTTATTTCTACACTGGAACTGACTCAAAACCTCTTAAAATCTGTACAGTAACAGATTCTGAATGA